A genomic segment from Ptychodera flava strain L36383 chromosome 23 unlocalized genomic scaffold, AS_Pfla_20210202 Scaffold_23__1_contigs__length_28996876_pilon, whole genome shotgun sequence encodes:
- the LOC139124361 gene encoding uncharacterized protein, whose protein sequence is MRSLAEKAGFIARIRLKIDKKEYELVKEILLGSEVMEIATQSMPEMRECTDVEAVRPQIPTETVDLDPETLLESPTSGLVFNFEGNPSASQYESIFDPRQSPRHTIQMVRPIIIHGSVGGMAVWDHNAVHVGNNSVSEQTSSSFLSKMMMELGMV, encoded by the exons ATGAGATCACTTGCAGAGAAAGCTGGTTTTATTGCTAGAATCAGGCTGAAGATTGATAAGAAGGAATATGAGCTTGTCAAAGAAATACTTTTAG GTTCAGAAGTTATGGAAATTGCAACGCAATCTATGCCTGAAATGCGTGAATGTACAGATGTTGAAGCAGTGAGGCCACAAATCCCAACAGAGACAGTGGATTTGGACCCAGAAACGTTGTTAGAGTCCCCAACATCAG GTCTTGTGTTTAATTTTGAAGGAAATCCATCTGCCAGCCAGtatg AGAGCATTTTTGATCCGAGACAATCTCCTAGACATACCATACAAATGGTAAGACCAATCATTATCCATGGATCTGTGGGTGGTATGGCAGTTTGGGATCACAACGCTGTTCATGTAGGGAACAACTCAGTTTCAGAACAAACCTCATCATCATTCTTGAGCAAGATGATGATGGAG CTTGGTATGGTGTGA